Proteins from a genomic interval of Planctomycetaceae bacterium:
- a CDS encoding DUF2203 domain-containing protein, with amino-acid sequence MVSQSVLTVAEVNERLPLVRLIVRDIISLHADVASRRSRLNDIRDRYPSKGSSVYEDEVLQMEDELLQDESRLQGFVGELSQLGGVLVSPEAGVVDFSGEIDGDRVWFCWREGDQSLAFWHAGPCGESDRLPLDTVLCEAGE; translated from the coding sequence GTGGTTTCCCAGTCGGTGTTGACGGTTGCTGAAGTGAATGAGCGATTGCCACTCGTTCGATTGATTGTTCGGGACATCATTTCTTTACATGCAGATGTTGCTTCCCGGCGTTCCCGATTGAATGACATTCGGGATCGATATCCATCGAAGGGTTCTTCGGTCTACGAAGATGAAGTTCTTCAGATGGAGGATGAATTGCTGCAGGACGAATCTCGCCTGCAGGGATTTGTTGGGGAGCTTAGCCAGCTGGGTGGGGTTCTGGTCAGTCCCGAGGCTGGTGTGGTCGATTTCTCAGGTGAAATCGACGGGGATCGAGTTTGGTTTTGTTGGCGTGAAGGCGATCAGTCTCTCGCGTTCTGGCATGCCGGACCTTGTGGCGAATCGGATCGTCTCCCTCTGGATACGGTTCTGTGTGAAGCTGGCGAATAG
- a CDS encoding NADH-quinone oxidoreductase subunit A, with product MTDLVGHFLIFGGLAVAFLILPLLVGRLLRPKLPTPEKDSIYECGEPAIGSSYIQFDLRFYVVALLFIIFDVEVAFFFPWAAVYGGAMQLADTRLSDQAREDLSARLLDIDPSQMVPANVISAESAMKLGWTGFADLLVFFGVLLVGFAYVWKRGDLDWIRALVRKSAQAADQTGGLKPQVTVSGQ from the coding sequence ATGACAGACTTAGTAGGCCATTTCTTGATTTTTGGTGGACTGGCCGTGGCATTCCTGATTCTGCCGCTGCTGGTTGGTCGCCTTCTCCGTCCTAAATTGCCAACCCCCGAAAAAGACTCCATTTACGAATGCGGTGAGCCTGCGATTGGGTCGAGTTACATTCAGTTCGACCTGCGGTTCTACGTGGTGGCTTTGCTGTTTATTATCTTTGACGTTGAAGTGGCGTTCTTTTTCCCCTGGGCTGCAGTCTACGGTGGTGCGATGCAGCTGGCGGACACCCGCTTGAGTGATCAGGCAAGAGAAGATCTCAGCGCTCGACTGCTTGATATTGATCCATCTCAAATGGTGCCGGCAAATGTGATTAGCGCTGAGTCTGCCATGAAGCTTGGTTGGACGGGATTCGCTGACCTCCTGGTATTCTTTGGGGTCCTGCTGGTTGGTTTTGCTTATGTCTGGAAGCGTGGAGATCTCGATTGGATTCGCGCTCTGGTCAGGAAGTCTGCTCAAGCTGCCGACCAGACTGGTGGATTGAAGCCGCAAGTGACTGTATCGGGGCAATAG